The following proteins are encoded in a genomic region of Clostridium kluyveri:
- a CDS encoding NAD(P)/FAD-dependent oxidoreductase translates to MFHEIMVIGAGASGIMASITVKDNGKDVGILESKKRIGQKLLSTGNGRCNITNENINYSRYHSKNPDFFKDTLDNFTLNDTVTFFNSLGLPLTTLEKGKMYPLSLQASSVLDILKMSLEDRDIPIYLNSKVKDIVYTKKYFRIFCEDKIYECRKIILCTGGKSAPDTGSDGSGLNICKKLGHNIISPIPALVQLKLHYTRLKALSGVKFNGNVNLLVDNKIKEQDEGELLFTDYGISGPPILNISGTASYNLFNKRLVELEIDMLPQFSKKELIEFLENHWGIFNYRSIHNSLIGIINKKMIPILLNEASVKNIHKPCNELTWIEKNNIYKLIKSWKFEVYDTNSFKNSQVTSGGIDVCEINPKTLESKKIKNLYFAGEILDVHGDCGGFNLQWAWSSGFTAGKSAAEK, encoded by the coding sequence TTGTTTCATGAGATAATGGTAATTGGCGCTGGTGCTTCTGGCATAATGGCTTCAATCACTGTAAAAGACAATGGAAAAGATGTTGGAATCTTAGAGTCGAAAAAAAGAATTGGTCAAAAATTATTATCCACCGGAAATGGAAGGTGCAATATAACTAATGAGAATATAAATTACTCTAGGTATCACAGTAAAAACCCTGATTTTTTTAAAGATACCTTAGATAATTTTACTTTAAATGATACAGTTACATTTTTTAATTCTTTAGGATTACCTCTTACAACTTTAGAAAAAGGGAAGATGTATCCACTTTCACTTCAGGCATCCTCCGTACTAGACATACTAAAAATGTCCCTTGAAGATAGAGATATTCCTATTTACTTAAATTCAAAAGTCAAAGACATTGTATATACAAAGAAATATTTTAGAATATTTTGTGAAGATAAAATATATGAATGCAGAAAAATTATTTTATGCACTGGAGGTAAATCTGCTCCGGATACCGGTTCTGATGGTTCTGGTCTTAATATATGTAAAAAATTAGGTCATAATATAATTTCTCCTATCCCTGCACTGGTACAGCTAAAACTGCATTACACCCGCTTAAAAGCCCTGTCAGGAGTAAAATTTAATGGCAATGTGAATTTACTTGTAGATAACAAAATAAAAGAACAGGATGAAGGTGAATTACTATTTACCGACTATGGAATATCAGGTCCCCCTATATTGAATATAAGCGGCACAGCCTCTTATAATTTGTTTAATAAAAGGTTAGTTGAATTAGAAATTGATATGCTTCCACAGTTTAGTAAAAAAGAGTTAATAGAATTTCTGGAAAATCATTGGGGAATTTTTAATTACAGAAGTATACATAATTCTTTAATAGGAATAATAAATAAAAAAATGATACCTATACTTTTAAATGAAGCTTCAGTAAAAAATATCCATAAACCCTGTAATGAATTAACCTGGATAGAAAAAAACAACATATATAAATTAATTAAATCTTGGAAATTCGAAGTATACGACACCAATTCCTTTAAAAACTCACAGGTCACTTCCGGTGGTATTGACGTATGCGAAATAAATCCAAAAACTCTAGAATCTAAAAAGATAAAAAACTTATATTTTGCCGGTGAAATATTAGATGTACATGGAGATTGTGGTGGTTTCAATCTGCAATGGGCCTGGAGCTCTGGATTTACGGCAGGAAAAAGTGCTGCTGAAAAATAA
- a CDS encoding DDE-type integrase/transposase/recombinase, with product MINLLFILLVGKPMFTPASDEPVKKEYRKLQVDKIPIFEIPEKLDYKVLLHNYFESHKKELTPVKPRKNKTIIPKEVKCPKCGAPHQYLYDNNGGRGQYLCKVCNTVFNPKNYFQKSVILKCPYCGKTLEKIKTRKDFYVHKCKNDECDFYKTNLASMTKKEREDFKNNPHNYKVRYITREFTFDYKPFSSKSPVKSKISLPKIMVSSHTLGLIMSYYVNYHMSSRQTASIMRDIHGIKISHQTVLNYADAVSHVVKPFVDNYNYELSNSFCGDETYIKVNGKWQYIFFFFDSVKKIILSYRVSPNRDTLSAVKALDDVLSKLKDIPKKLNFIVDGNPIYLLAQHFFASEDINFDITQVIGLTNNDDVSKEYRPLKQIIERLNRTFKGSYRTTCGFNSSDGSIAFVTLFAAYFNFLRTHSTLNHKVPVQIPVLQSLQTMPARWCKLVELAQDYCISQATS from the coding sequence ATGATTAACCTATTATTTATTCTTTTAGTTGGCAAACCCATGTTTACCCCTGCCTCTGACGAACCAGTAAAAAAGGAATATAGAAAGCTTCAGGTAGACAAAATACCTATATTTGAAATACCTGAAAAGCTTGATTATAAAGTTCTTCTACATAACTATTTTGAAAGTCACAAGAAAGAACTTACACCTGTTAAGCCACGTAAGAATAAAACTATCATTCCTAAAGAAGTTAAGTGTCCTAAATGTGGTGCTCCCCACCAGTATCTTTACGATAATAATGGTGGCAGAGGTCAATACCTTTGTAAGGTATGCAACACAGTATTTAACCCTAAAAATTATTTTCAAAAGTCCGTTATTTTAAAATGTCCTTACTGTGGTAAAACACTTGAAAAAATCAAAACTCGCAAGGACTTTTATGTGCATAAATGTAAGAATGATGAGTGTGATTTTTATAAAACCAATTTAGCTTCAATGACTAAAAAAGAAAGAGAAGACTTTAAAAATAACCCTCACAACTATAAAGTTAGATATATAACTAGGGAATTTACTTTTGACTATAAGCCTTTTAGCAGTAAAAGCCCTGTTAAATCTAAAATTAGTCTGCCTAAAATAATGGTTTCGTCTCATACTTTAGGATTAATTATGTCTTACTACGTAAACTACCATATGTCTTCAAGACAGACGGCTTCAATAATGAGGGATATTCACGGTATTAAAATATCTCATCAAACAGTTTTAAACTACGCTGATGCTGTATCCCATGTGGTAAAGCCCTTTGTTGATAACTACAATTATGAGTTATCTAATTCTTTTTGTGGTGATGAAACATACATAAAAGTTAACGGTAAATGGCAGTATATCTTCTTTTTCTTTGACTCTGTTAAGAAAATTATTCTTTCTTATAGAGTTTCACCAAATAGAGATACTCTTTCAGCAGTTAAAGCTTTAGACGACGTTTTATCAAAGCTTAAGGATATACCTAAAAAACTAAATTTCATTGTTGATGGTAATCCAATCTACTTGTTGGCACAACATTTTTTCGCAAGCGAAGACATTAACTTCGATATTACTCAAGTCATAGGTCTTACAAACAATGATGACGTTTCAAAGGAATACAGACCTTTAAAACAGATAATTGAACGTCTTAATAGAACCTTTAAAGGCAGTTATAGGACAACCTGTGGTTTTAATAGTTCAGATGGTTCTATAGCATTTGTAACATTATTTGCTGCATATTTTAATTTTCTAAGAACTCATTCAACACTTAATCATAAGGTTCCAGTTCAAATACCTGTACTTCAAAGTCTTCAAACCATGCCAGCTCGTTGGTGTAAGCTTGTTGAACTAGCTCAAGACTATTGTATATCACAGGCTACCTCCTAA
- a CDS encoding CoA-binding protein — translation MAASEFLNYKNWVVVGSVANNKKYAFRILNCLKDDGFNVAGVNPKSAEEGAYKSLAEVPFSIDVLDLCINPVLGINIVKEANKLGIDKILIQPGAESDEIFNFCNNNGINFVEGCALVELSRR, via the coding sequence ATGGCAGCTTCTGAGTTCTTGAATTATAAAAATTGGGTGGTAGTGGGTAGTGTAGCCAATAACAAAAAATATGCTTTTAGAATATTAAATTGTTTGAAAGATGATGGATTTAATGTAGCTGGGGTAAACCCTAAAAGTGCCGAAGAGGGTGCCTATAAATCCTTGGCAGAGGTACCTTTTAGCATAGATGTATTAGATCTATGCATAAACCCTGTACTTGGAATAAACATAGTTAAGGAAGCCAATAAGTTGGGAATAGATAAAATATTAATACAACCTGGTGCAGAAAGTGATGAAATATTCAACTTTTGTAATAATAATGGAATAAATTTTGTAGAGGGATGTGCACTTGTTGAACTTTCTCGGAGATAG
- a CDS encoding ATP-binding protein gives MIKSYHSNITKIYENIRQKNEQTLNLRKEEIRKTVPEILDIESEIGKLCIKLSINILNNVKYKDKYLKELKEKIKNLRKKKAQLMLANNYPVNYLDMIYKCNKCKDTGFIGTKKCLCYKQKLIKLYYNNSDLMNILSKNNFDSFNFHLYSPLKNEGEPTSPRKNIEKIASTSWKYIENFSSSKENLLFYGNPGTGKTFLSNCIAKELLDRGFLVVYRTSEALIQDLKSIRFKENNKLEDLIINCDLLIIDDLGSEQITDFSKTELFNLINRKLLKQNKMLISTNCDLEELLKYYSERISSRLLGEFTLFKFWGEDIRIRKNIKSKNFK, from the coding sequence ATGATTAAAAGCTATCACTCAAACATAACAAAAATTTATGAAAACATAAGGCAGAAGAATGAACAAACTTTAAACCTGAGAAAAGAAGAAATCAGAAAAACTGTTCCTGAAATATTGGATATTGAAAGTGAAATAGGTAAACTTTGTATAAAATTATCAATAAATATATTAAACAATGTAAAATATAAGGATAAATATTTGAAGGAACTTAAAGAAAAAATTAAAAATCTGAGAAAAAAAAAGGCTCAACTTATGCTGGCCAATAATTATCCTGTAAATTATCTAGATATGATTTATAAATGTAATAAATGTAAAGATACTGGTTTTATAGGCACTAAAAAATGTTTATGCTATAAACAGAAGTTAATTAAATTATATTATAACAATTCCGATTTGATGAATATACTAAGTAAAAACAATTTTGATAGTTTTAATTTTCACTTATATTCCCCTTTAAAAAATGAAGGAGAACCAACCAGCCCCAGAAAAAATATAGAAAAGATAGCTTCTACATCGTGGAAATACATAGAAAATTTTTCTTCTTCCAAAGAAAATTTATTATTTTATGGAAATCCAGGAACAGGAAAAACTTTTCTATCAAATTGCATAGCAAAAGAACTTTTAGATAGAGGATTTCTAGTAGTCTATAGGACTTCTGAAGCTTTAATTCAAGACTTAAAAAGCATAAGATTTAAGGAGAACAATAAATTAGAAGATCTTATAATAAATTGTGACTTATTAATAATAGATGATTTAGGTTCAGAACAGATAACGGATTTTTCTAAAACAGAATTATTTAATCTTATAAATAGGAAATTATTAAAACAGAATAAAATGCTTATATCTACTAATTGTGATTTGGAAGAACTTTTAAAATATTACTCAGAGAGAATTTCTTCCAGATTATTAGGTGAATTTACCTTATTTAAATTTTGGGGAGAGGATATAAGAATACGTAAAAATATAAAAAGCAAAAACTTTAAATAG
- a CDS encoding DnaD domain protein, producing MSTYMFKTKESNYTPVSNIFIDKYMTKARGEFVKVYLLGLKYCKSGEIGVNSQIIANTLHLLETDVLNAWNYWNEENVIKLVPIDNMGNYNIEFLDLYNDDIEIEKESNINLLEELNNHSVKDMLEDIEKSMGRPLSSKEMMMYISWLNDLNFSPEIILLLVQYCTLKGKTNIRYIEKTALSWFDAKIKNVDDAQAFIKKHEDKWISIRKILNYLGIKDAEIMKPQEELLSKWIESYNFSIDIIYKACDICFQRINKADFKYIDGILASWYRDNIKTTKDIRKKDMKKNTSTNYKNLRNNSNQGSFNNFKQRNYDFEDLEKKLLGWDRND from the coding sequence ATGAGTACATATATGTTTAAGACTAAAGAAAGTAACTATACTCCTGTAAGCAATATATTCATAGATAAATACATGACTAAGGCCCGTGGAGAATTTGTAAAGGTATATCTTCTTGGATTAAAATATTGCAAATCAGGAGAGATAGGAGTAAACTCTCAAATAATAGCAAATACTTTGCATCTTTTGGAAACGGATGTATTAAATGCATGGAATTATTGGAATGAAGAGAATGTAATAAAATTAGTTCCTATAGATAATATGGGAAATTACAATATAGAATTTTTAGATTTATATAATGATGATATAGAAATTGAAAAAGAAAGTAATATAAATTTATTGGAGGAACTAAATAATCATTCTGTAAAAGACATGTTAGAAGATATAGAAAAATCTATGGGAAGACCATTATCTTCAAAAGAAATGATGATGTATATAAGTTGGCTAAATGATCTAAATTTTTCTCCTGAAATAATACTCTTATTAGTGCAATATTGCACTTTAAAAGGGAAGACTAATATAAGGTATATAGAAAAAACCGCCCTATCCTGGTTCGATGCTAAAATAAAGAATGTAGATGATGCTCAAGCCTTTATAAAAAAACATGAGGATAAATGGATAAGCATAAGAAAAATTCTGAATTACCTTGGCATAAAAGATGCAGAAATAATGAAGCCTCAAGAAGAATTGCTTTCTAAATGGATAGAAAGCTATAACTTTTCTATAGACATTATATACAAAGCATGCGATATATGCTTTCAAAGAATAAATAAAGCAGACTTTAAATATATTGATGGTATACTTGCAAGTTGGTATAGAGATAATATAAAAACCACTAAAGATATAAGAAAAAAAGATATGAAAAAAAATACATCTACTAATTATAAAAACTTAAGAAATAACTCAAATCAGGGATCCTTTAATAATTTTAAACAGAGAAACTATGATTTTGAAGATTTAGAAAAGAAACTATTAGGATGGGATAGAAATGATTAA
- a CDS encoding NAD(P)H-dependent flavin oxidoreductase, which yields MRLPSLIIGDLKANIPIIQGGMGVGISGYNLAQAVANEGGIGVISTVQIGYKELDFETNSKEANIRALTKQIRKARELSPKGIIGVNIMVAIEQYDAMVKTCVEEKADIIISGAGLPLNLPKLVQGSSIKIVPIVSSGKAASIIIRNWLKKYSRMPDAVVVEGPEAGGHLGFHLKQLQEGKELLEDIVVEVIKVVRGFENGDNVPVIAAGGIYTGCDIVKFLKLGANGVQMGTRFVATEECDAHINFKNAYIDVKKEDISIIKSPVGLPGRAIRNKFIKQTETTDIITPDKCYNCLKKCNPSKTPYCISKALINSVKGNVEDGLVFIGSNGYRVNKIVKVKELIKELVEEAEKC from the coding sequence ATGAGATTACCTTCATTGATTATAGGAGATTTAAAGGCTAATATACCTATTATTCAAGGTGGCATGGGTGTGGGTATTTCTGGATATAATTTAGCGCAGGCAGTAGCAAATGAAGGTGGAATAGGTGTAATCTCTACTGTTCAAATAGGTTATAAGGAATTAGATTTTGAAACTAATTCTAAAGAAGCAAATATTAGAGCTTTAACAAAACAAATAAGAAAAGCTAGAGAATTAAGCCCAAAGGGTATAATTGGTGTAAATATAATGGTAGCTATAGAGCAGTATGATGCAATGGTAAAAACCTGTGTGGAAGAAAAAGCAGATATAATAATATCGGGAGCTGGGTTGCCTCTTAATTTACCTAAACTGGTCCAGGGAAGTTCCATAAAAATAGTACCTATAGTTTCTTCTGGAAAGGCTGCATCTATTATAATTAGAAATTGGCTTAAAAAATACTCCAGAATGCCAGATGCAGTTGTAGTAGAAGGGCCTGAGGCAGGGGGACACCTTGGATTTCATCTAAAGCAACTTCAAGAAGGTAAAGAATTACTGGAAGATATAGTTGTAGAAGTTATTAAGGTAGTAAGAGGCTTTGAAAATGGAGATAATGTTCCAGTTATAGCTGCTGGAGGCATATATACAGGATGTGATATTGTAAAATTTTTAAAACTAGGGGCAAACGGGGTTCAGATGGGAACTCGTTTTGTAGCCACTGAAGAATGTGATGCACATATAAATTTTAAAAATGCCTACATAGATGTAAAAAAAGAGGATATAAGTATAATAAAAAGCCCTGTAGGACTTCCAGGAAGGGCTATAAGAAATAAATTCATAAAGCAAACTGAAACCACTGATATAATTACTCCTGATAAATGTTATAATTGCCTAAAAAAGTGCAATCCGTCTAAAACACCGTACTGTATATCTAAAGCTTTAATAAATTCAGTTAAAGGAAATGTTGAGGATGGACTTGTATTTATAGGAAGTAATGGGTATAGGGTAAATAAAATTGTAAAAGTTAAAGAGCTTATAAAGGAACTTGTAGAGGAAGCAGAAAAGTGCTAA
- a CDS encoding MarR family winged helix-turn-helix transcriptional regulator, giving the protein MNKSINVINELLVDIFNDILEIEQKALQYAAFNDLSITEIHTIEAIGMYKTRKMTEVACQLDITLGTLTKAVDQLVKKEYALRRRSEEDRRIVYVQLTKKGKLAFRVHHKFHSDMVKEAVKGFTEEDERILIKSLEKLNNFFKSKYNLKIKPKENNNE; this is encoded by the coding sequence GTGAATAAAAGTATAAATGTCATAAATGAATTATTGGTGGACATTTTTAATGACATTTTAGAAATAGAACAAAAAGCCCTTCAATATGCAGCATTTAATGATTTATCTATTACAGAAATACATACCATAGAAGCTATAGGTATGTATAAGACCAGAAAAATGACTGAAGTTGCTTGTCAGTTAGATATAACGTTAGGTACCTTGACTAAAGCTGTAGATCAATTGGTAAAGAAGGAATATGCCCTAAGAAGACGCAGTGAGGAGGATAGAAGAATTGTATATGTACAGTTAACTAAAAAAGGCAAACTTGCGTTTAGAGTACATCATAAGTTTCATTCTGATATGGTTAAAGAAGCTGTGAAAGGATTTACAGAAGAAGATGAAAGGATTTTAATTAAATCATTAGAAAAACTTAATAATTTTTTTAAATCAAAATATAATCTTAAAATTAAACCAAAGGAGAATAACAATGAATAA
- a CDS encoding beta-ketoacyl-ACP synthase III has product MNKVKIAGLGSYVPPKILDNNDLSLIVDTNDEWIRCRTGIRQRRISQGENTSEMATKAAINAMKSANIKAEDIDLIVVATITPDNFIPSTACIVQKNIKAVNATCFDISAACSGLIYGLDIGTQFIRSGRFKVVLAIGAETLSKILNWQDRSTCILFGDGAAAAILQIGEEESILSMYTGSDGFQGDALTCPAVPVNNPCTTSDFQKSVVTMDGKAIFKFAVKILVKSVKMLLKEQEVTLEEIKYIIPHQANYRIIECAAKILKVDIDKFYINLDLYGNTSAASVGIALDEVYKKNLVEKGDKVLIIGFGGGLTYGGLLINVI; this is encoded by the coding sequence ATGAATAAAGTGAAAATTGCAGGTTTAGGAAGTTACGTTCCACCTAAAATTTTAGATAATAATGATCTGTCTTTAATAGTGGATACCAATGATGAATGGATAAGATGTAGAACAGGAATAAGACAAAGGAGAATATCACAGGGAGAAAACACTTCAGAAATGGCTACAAAAGCAGCTATAAATGCTATGAAAAGTGCAAATATAAAGGCAGAAGATATTGATCTTATAGTGGTTGCGACCATTACACCGGATAATTTTATACCTTCTACAGCATGTATAGTACAAAAAAATATTAAAGCTGTTAATGCTACTTGTTTTGATATATCTGCAGCCTGTTCTGGACTTATATATGGATTAGATATTGGAACACAGTTTATACGTTCAGGAAGATTTAAAGTGGTACTTGCAATAGGAGCTGAAACTCTTTCTAAGATACTTAACTGGCAGGATAGAAGTACCTGTATTTTGTTTGGAGATGGGGCCGCTGCTGCTATTTTACAAATAGGAGAAGAGGAGAGTATACTTTCTATGTATACAGGATCTGATGGATTTCAAGGAGATGCCTTAACCTGTCCTGCAGTTCCGGTAAATAATCCCTGTACTACATCAGATTTTCAAAAAAGTGTGGTAACTATGGATGGTAAAGCTATATTTAAATTTGCAGTAAAGATTTTAGTAAAGTCTGTGAAAATGTTACTTAAGGAACAGGAGGTTACCTTAGAAGAAATTAAATATATAATTCCTCATCAAGCTAATTATAGAATAATAGAATGTGCTGCTAAAATATTAAAGGTAGATATAGATAAATTCTATATTAATCTAGACCTATATGGAAATACATCTGCAGCTAGTGTAGGAATAGCTCTGGATGAGGTATATAAAAAGAATTTGGTAGAAAAGGGAGATAAAGTTCTTATTATAGGTTTTGGAGGAGGATTAACCTACGGAGGATTATTGATTAATGTAATTTAA
- a CDS encoding acyl carrier protein, translating to MIFNRIKKIIVEQLNLDEKDIEENTSFKELKVDSLELFQIIIDIEEEFDVQIEDAESIKTVQDAVKIVEEKINIK from the coding sequence ATGATTTTTAATAGGATAAAGAAGATTATAGTAGAACAGCTTAATTTAGATGAAAAGGATATAGAAGAAAATACTTCTTTTAAAGAGCTTAAAGTAGATTCTTTAGAATTATTTCAAATAATAATTGATATAGAAGAGGAATTTGATGTTCAAATAGAAGATGCGGAATCAATAAAAACTGTTCAAGATGCAGTAAAGATTGTAGAAGAAAAAATTAATATAAAATAG
- the fabK gene encoding enoyl-[acyl-carrier-protein] reductase FabK: MINTVFSNMMGIKYPIIQGGMARIADSSLAAAVSNAGGVGIITGNAPLEWVRNEIRKAKELTDKPFGVNIMLLSETAEAVAKMACEEEIKFVTTGAGNPGKYIDMWKRYNIKVIPVVASVALAKRMERAGVDAVIAEGCESGGHIGELTTMALVPQVVDAVSIPIIAAGGIGDGRGAAAAFMLGAEGIQLGTRFLVARECTVPKSYKDKVLRSKDIDTQVTGRATGHPVRVLRNKLTRKFQLLEKQGASLEQYEELGKGALAKAVVDGDVENGSVMAGQIVGLVNKEQSCSEIIEEIFKECKNSIEKINNMFEK, from the coding sequence ATGATTAATACTGTATTTTCCAATATGATGGGAATAAAATATCCAATTATCCAGGGAGGAATGGCCCGTATTGCAGATAGTTCTTTAGCAGCTGCAGTATCTAATGCAGGAGGAGTTGGGATAATTACAGGGAATGCACCTCTTGAGTGGGTAAGAAATGAGATACGCAAGGCTAAGGAACTTACGGATAAACCTTTTGGTGTGAACATAATGTTACTTTCAGAAACCGCTGAGGCTGTGGCTAAAATGGCATGTGAAGAAGAGATAAAATTTGTTACTACAGGGGCAGGTAATCCAGGAAAATACATAGACATGTGGAAAAGGTACAATATAAAGGTTATACCTGTGGTTGCATCTGTGGCATTAGCCAAAAGAATGGAAAGAGCGGGAGTAGATGCTGTTATTGCAGAGGGATGTGAATCAGGAGGACATATAGGAGAACTCACAACCATGGCATTAGTTCCTCAGGTAGTAGATGCTGTAAGTATTCCTATAATTGCAGCAGGAGGTATAGGTGACGGGAGAGGAGCAGCAGCAGCTTTTATGCTTGGAGCAGAGGGTATACAACTTGGAACCAGATTTTTAGTTGCAAGAGAGTGTACAGTTCCAAAAAGCTATAAAGATAAGGTATTAAGATCGAAGGATATAGATACTCAAGTTACAGGAAGAGCTACAGGTCATCCTGTACGTGTTTTGAGAAATAAACTTACTAGAAAATTTCAATTGCTGGAAAAGCAAGGGGCATCTCTTGAACAATATGAAGAATTGGGAAAAGGAGCTCTTGCAAAGGCTGTAGTAGATGGGGATGTAGAAAATGGTTCTGTTATGGCAGGACAGATAGTAGGACTTGTAAATAAAGAGCAAAGTTGTAGTGAAATAATAGAAGAAATATTTAAGGAATGCAAAAATAGTATTGAGAAGATAAACAATATGTTTGAAAAATAG
- the fabD gene encoding ACP S-malonyltransferase, producing the protein MGKIAFLFPGQGAQYLGMGEDLFENINVCKEIFQQADNELGVSISNICFKGPEEDLNRTENTQPAILTTSIAALKALESFDIKADITAGLSLGEYSSLVYSGVMKFEEAVVLVKKRGKYMQEAVPEGKGTMAAIMGLNYLDVEKICNDCSYLGTVELSNINCPGQVVIGGEVEAVKAACSAAKDKGARKVVELIVSGPFHTSMLKSASEKLEEELKNISINQFSMPVVTNVTGEIIEKVDYIRPYLKRQVMSTVLFEKSINTMIEFGVDTFIEIGPGRVLSGFVKKVNRKVRALNVQDIKSLNSTVEKLRNR; encoded by the coding sequence ATGGGCAAAATAGCATTTTTATTTCCGGGCCAGGGAGCACAGTATCTAGGTATGGGAGAAGATCTCTTTGAAAATATAAACGTATGTAAAGAGATATTTCAACAGGCAGATAATGAATTAGGAGTTTCCATAAGTAATATATGTTTTAAAGGACCGGAAGAAGATTTGAATAGGACTGAAAATACACAACCGGCAATTTTAACAACTAGCATAGCAGCGTTGAAAGCTTTAGAAAGTTTTGATATTAAGGCTGATATCACTGCAGGGTTAAGTCTCGGAGAATATTCGTCACTTGTATATAGCGGTGTTATGAAATTTGAGGAAGCTGTAGTTTTAGTAAAAAAAAGGGGAAAATATATGCAAGAAGCAGTCCCAGAAGGTAAAGGCACTATGGCTGCAATTATGGGATTAAATTATTTGGATGTGGAAAAAATATGTAATGACTGCAGTTACTTGGGAACAGTAGAACTTTCAAATATTAATTGTCCAGGTCAAGTTGTAATCGGTGGAGAAGTAGAAGCAGTGAAAGCTGCTTGTAGTGCAGCTAAAGATAAGGGTGCACGCAAGGTAGTAGAGCTTATTGTTAGTGGCCCTTTTCATACATCTATGCTAAAATCTGCTTCGGAAAAGCTAGAAGAAGAATTAAAGAATATATCTATAAATCAGTTTTCTATGCCAGTTGTAACAAATGTCACCGGAGAAATAATTGAAAAGGTTGATTATATAAGGCCTTATCTCAAGAGACAGGTTATGAGTACAGTACTTTTTGAAAAAAGTATAAATACTATGATAGAATTTGGAGTAGATACTTTTATAGAGATAGGCCCTGGAAGAGTATTAAGTGGATTTGTAAAGAAAGTAAATAGAAAGGTACGTGCTTTAAATGTTCAGGATATAAAAAGCCTAAATAGTACTGTGGAAAAATTAAGAAATAGATAG
- the fabG gene encoding 3-oxoacyl-[acyl-carrier-protein] reductase, whose product MDNLNKKVALITGGARGIGKAISLKLAEQGFYIVVNYRSSSNLIDELINEVEKRGSKAIAVCGDVSIFEDAKNIIKEAVSAFGRIDVLVNNAGITKDGLILRMKEEDFDQVINVNLKGTFNCIRHVSPIMVKQRSGKIINVSSVVGIAGNAGQVNYSAAKAGIIGVTKSTARELASRGINVNAVAPGFIKTDMTDTLSEKVKENTLNGIPLKRFGTADDVANVIAFLASPSADYLTGQIINIDGGMVM is encoded by the coding sequence ATGGATAATTTAAATAAAAAAGTGGCTTTAATTACAGGAGGAGCCAGGGGAATTGGAAAGGCTATTTCACTTAAATTGGCAGAACAGGGATTTTATATAGTAGTAAACTATAGAAGCAGCTCGAATCTTATAGATGAATTAATAAATGAGGTTGAGAAAAGAGGAAGTAAAGCTATTGCTGTTTGTGGAGATGTAAGTATATTTGAAGATGCAAAAAATATCATAAAAGAGGCAGTTAGTGCTTTTGGAAGGATAGATGTATTGGTAAATAATGCAGGCATAACTAAAGATGGATTAATACTTAGAATGAAAGAAGAAGATTTTGATCAGGTTATAAATGTAAATTTAAAAGGAACATTTAATTGCATAAGACATGTAAGTCCAATAATGGTGAAACAGCGAAGTGGAAAAATAATAAATGTATCTTCAGTAGTAGGTATAGCAGGCAATGCAGGTCAGGTAAATTACTCTGCGGCAAAGGCAGGAATAATAGGAGTTACAAAATCCACGGCCAGAGAATTGGCATCAAGGGGGATAAATGTAAATGCTGTGGCACCAGGATTTATAAAGACAGATATGACAGATACCTTATCAGAAAAAGTGAAGGAAAACACATTGAATGGCATACCATTAAAAAGATTTGGAACGGCTGATGATGTAGCAAATGTAATAGCTTTTTTAGCTTCTCCTAGTGCGGATTATTTAACAGGACAAATAATAAATATAGATGGTGGAATGGTAATGTAA